One Columba livia isolate bColLiv1 breed racing homer chromosome 26, bColLiv1.pat.W.v2, whole genome shotgun sequence genomic window, AAGCTTCAGTATGCTGAGCCCAGCCCCCTGAAACATTCCTTACGGCCTCACTGCAACCTCTTCTTCCAACCGAGGCATTAAAGCAAATGCCTTACCCAACATTGACAATAAATCCGACTTAGGGGTACTCATGTTCTTCTCAGACCTTGGTGACGGCTCAGAGAAGCGTGAGGAGACTGCCAGACCAAAGTAGGCTCCAAACAGGTGAACGTGCATCATGCCAATATGGTCTGGAACCTGTATCAATAGAATAATCtgatttgttgtttctttcatcCCACAGGAAGCCTTTGGTGCAGCTCCTGATAAAGTTGTTCATGTAACCTCCCTATGaggaatttattttcacagtcCTTCAGTTTATGCACGAGTTATTAACTTATCGGTGTGGCTCATAAACACACAGTTCATATACAGAGATTCTGGGGTATGTTTCCAGTGCCAGTTAAATGCAGGTCTGGCTCTGCTGTCCACACTGGGCTGGTCCACCAGCCACACTGGAAATCTTCCAGCCTGAACTGACACGGGGAGGGGATAAAGTTTAAAGGCAATTAGTGTCTCAGCATAAGTCGAGTCTTTAATTGATGTGTTGGGGATGGTCACGGCATGGGCAAGGCCAAATGTTCGACATCCCAACCCATTAAATCAACTCAACCTTTAAGGCTAAGAACACAGATAGAGCCCATTATACCGATCTAGAGTATGTAGGGTTTGGAGTTCAATGTCCTGAAGTACAGTTTCAAAGTCAGACTCCATCTCTTAACAAAAACAGCCACAGTGAACTGAGATGAGATAAAACACTCTGCTGTTCCGTCAGCAGAGCActaacaaaccaccaaaaggcAACATTCCAAAGTCGCAGTGAAACTTCCCCCCCGTGTGCCTGGAAATTAAACTAGAGAACCTCCAGGAACGTGGTGTTGATCCATCTGCTCATACGGAAAACTATTATCTCCACAATTGTCATCAGAATTAATTGCACAGGATTAGCCTTCCCGAGAACAGCTCCAGTGGAGATGACCACAGCAGTCATGCTCATAGTGGCCTTTGTTATTCTGcaataaaggaaacaaaaatctgttCCAAGACCACAACAGggtcaagaaagaaagaaagacagatagtaaaatgtacttaaaaacccaaacccttctaGAACGTCTGCAAATATGACTGTGCTAATTTGCAAATAGGTCCATATAACAAGGCATCATCCTTCACAAAGAGCAAGCAGCAGTTCTAGAAGATTCCACCTCTAACACAAACTAATTACCTTGTCAGACTACCTTCATCTTCACTTAGAAGCAAGAAAACTAATAAGCCTTCTATCAGCACGAAGCATTGGACACCAAGCGCAATGATCAGGAGGTTGAATCCAGTGCTGCTAAAGCCATAtcttttcagaaatgtcagGAAAAAGCCCAATCCAAAAATCACCATGTGGTTGACATCTTGAAAAGCTGCATgacagaaaagagcaaaacagcagtGAAGTTATGCAGACCAGATTTATGGTTAAAAATAGATTGTAAAATATCACAATTAAATAAGAAGACTTCAGATAAAAGTTCAGGTGTCATTATTATTTACTACTTGTAAAGAATTGCAGAGCTCACTTTGTTATCCTTAAGTAATCAGAAAAACAATACCCTGACTTTGAATTTAATTCCACAAAGTGATCAGAATGGATGCCAAGACCCCAGGGTCGGGCACTTAACACAGTACGGTGCCTGCCCACAGAAGTTTATTGTGTTCATAGGAGTCAAGATTACCACAAACGGGCAGCGACAAACAGACCAGCAACGCAATTTTGTATCACTTATATCCTCCTTCACTGTCTTGGCTTTgatgtaaataaatacacaccATACCCAGCAAGGTAGGGTACTTAAAGGGCAGTAAAAACATTCTACTTCTCACtaacaaacacacaaagctgCAGAATCCCATCTCTATTGcactataaaataaaagcaggcaTTAACCTTTCCTTTCACAGCAAGGCTGCCGATCTTACCTGGGTACCTCGTCAATTGGTCTGTATCACCATCTGAGgacaaaaagtaaaagaagacGAGGAAAACAGCTTGCAGAAAAAGGATTAGCCATGGCACGTTGTTTCGGAAGTTGCGGTAATTAGAAGACATTGTGTACTTGATTACATTCAGCACAAACACATCAATGCTTTTTCTATTACAATGTTCCAGTAACCTCAAACCAATAGAAGAGGAGTTGTGGGGGACAGGAATAAAAACTCAGAGATAAAAAGCCCAAGAGGCGTGGGCAAGGAACAGTTCATAGAATCCTTATCTGTGGCACGTCAGGAGCCCAAGCTCACCACAGCTGCCAAGGACTGAACTCAGAAAGCGCCGATGAGCACAGACACATCAAGCTGTCGATACTGCGATGCGCCAGGATCCCATCCCTACAgcgctccagctgctgctgagccttACGGATCCGCGAAACGGCGGGTAAAACACATCAACTTGTAAGAATAGGGTGTTGTACTCAATACATATTTGAAGGTACTGTTTAAATGTAAATCGGCAATTTGCTGAAACATCTCCCAGCTCAGGAGTGGAAGAAGTGACTTTCCTCCTGCCAACCCAGGTTACAATAACAGTTCTCAAGCCATCTGTGAAAGGTTTGCATTTATGGTAACTTGCACCTTCCTCACATGCAATATCAAATTGCTTTACCAGCTTTTACTTAGGCCTAATAAAACCATAAGTTAAGTGTCCTCGCCCCCATTTCAGAAGCTCCTGAACAGCATTCAAAGGATTTTCTGGCAGAACCAGAATGCCTGTGGAACTTTCTCTAGGCAAGAAAAAGGTAACAACTGAAACAGCAATTTAGAAATTGATTCAGCTAATTGATGCTGTCTTTGTGTGGTTTATGAATTCAATATATCTCATTAGTCTGTTTCCTGACAAGACAAACCCTTTGGACTCAGAGTGACAAGCAGAATGACCCAAAACTCCTTCCGCCACTTTGTCTTGGTCAAATGAACACAATTAACTCTTTTGACAGCTGCTACCAAATCCCCTGTCAGTGTTAATACTGGGGGAAAACACACCAAAGGCCAGGAATCTTGGTTTTCCCTCAGGATGACACACTGCACTAAATGCTGATGCTCACATTTCCTCCCGAACAGAAAGACCTCagacagaaccacagaatgtcaggggttgaagggccctggaaagctcatgcagtgcaatccccccatggagcaggaacacccagatgaggttacacaggaaggtgtccaggcgggttggaatgtctgcacagaaggagactccacaaccccctgggcagcctgggccaggctctgccaccctcacccccaacaagttgcttctcacctttcagtggaacctcctgtgttccagtttgcacccattgccccttgtcctgtcactggttgtcaccagaagagcctggctccatcctcctgacactccccctttccatattgatccccatggatgagtcacccctcagtatcctcttctccaagccaaaCTAGACAGGGTGAAGTACAAAATAACTTTGAAATTAAAGCTCTGCTACCAGCCAAACGTCCCCATGGGCTCAGCCAAGAGGACTGGAAGCCTCACATATATTCCTCTGTTCCCATTTTAATGCCATTTCAGGACCCACACTCAGCCCCGCATGACGTGACCCTGGTTCAGGGAAGCCCATTATCCCCCCGAGAGGCAAGGCAGGCCCAtggcccccagcccagctccggGCGAGGCTGAAAGGGACAAGGCAACAGGGAGAGGTGCAGGGAGCCCCGAGCACCACCAATTTCCAGTCAGCCAAAGGGCGGGCTGGGGGCCAGGGCGGGCCAGGCCGCGCTGGCGGCCTGCCTCAGGTTCGGGGGCCGCCATAGGTTTCCGTAGTCCACAGCGGGGGGGTGACAGGCCTTGGGACGGGGACTCTACGAGCGGCCCCTGGGGTGGGGAGGCCCAAAGGCCGCACCACGAGCCCCGAACCGGCTACCGCGTCGCAGGCAGGAGGCGCGCCCGACCGTGACTGGGTAATCCCGGCCGGGGGCGGTGGAATCCCCGCCCCTTGACTCCCATTGGCTGAACGTCCTCCCCACCCAACATGCCTACCTTAGGGACGAGCCTCCCATTGGCCGAAGGCTGGCTTCCCTCATGGCCTCTGATTGGCCCATTTCCAGCCACCGTCCGTCTTTGGGCCGATCGAGGAAAGAGAGTCTTAGtcgccccgcccccccgcctTCATGCCTCGCGATTGGGGCGATCGCTTGTCACTCTGTTTTATGCGTTCTTTATTGGCTGGAGGAGTCCGTCAGTCAAGCTGAGGCgttctttcctcctctctccgGTGAGCCATCACCACGGGGGCGCGCAGTGGGGGAAACACAGGGCGCGCCGAGCTGCCTCCTCGTACCTTTGCACCCTGAGACTGAGCTTTCCCAACAGTCTATTTGTCAGCGAGGTTGTCAGTCAAGGATGAGGGGCGGTACGTCAGTGCTAAGGTGACAGAGGAAATTGAGCCCTCCTTCTTCCGTTTCCGAATGGATAGCTGAgctgtccttttatttttattagtctGTCCTATTGGGCAGTTTTTCTGTCGATAACAACACGGGGCGGGAACCAGCCCAGAAGGACAGTAggtgggaggagaagaaaatctACTCAGGGATTGGCCCACAAGACATCAATTCACGAATCCTTCTCTTTGACGGGCCCTTGAGACCATCAATCAGGGGCGCGGGCGGGCAACACGCTAGCGTGGGGCGGGGCCAACTTTCTGATGCTATGATGGGTCTCCTCGGCCGTCCATCTGCCTTTCCCCGCCGTCGATTGGTTGGGCATGCCGTCATTCCGGCAGGGTCAGCCACTTGATTGGGCAGCGCCGGGAGAGGCGGGGCTCTGCGCGGCGGCTGCGCGGGGGGACGCGGCGGGGAGGGACGGAccaggaattatttttatttctttgtttcccggggaaaaaaaaaataataaaaaaacaaaggcCGTCGCGAGGGAACCCCCCGCGGGGGCGGATGGTGCTGCCGTGACCGGGCGGGCCGGGGCAGCGCGGGGGCCGGGacgcgcggcggggccggccgggctgggccgggccggaGGCGGCCGGGAGGATGAAGCGGCGGAGCGCGGACTGCAGCAAACTGCGGCGGCCGCTCAAGCGGAACCGCATCACCGAGGGCATCTACGGCAGGTACCGAGCGGCCGTCGGGACGGTGGGGAGGGTGGAGGGGGACGCGCCGCCCCGGTCCCCTCGCACCCCCGGCTCCTCAgcggctcccgccgccgccccgcctcCCCCGCCCCTGTCAGCGGGGCCGTGCGCGCCATGGCGCCCCGGCTCCCTCAGGCGCTGCCCCGCCCCGCGGCCTGCGCGCCGCCGTTAGGCCgcagcggccccgccgccgccccccgcgcccggCTCCGGGGGGGAGCTGCTGGCCAAGGTCCTGTCGGCGCTGCCGGGAGGAAGCGGCGAGGAGCCGGTGGGAGCGTCCCCCGGGCTTTGCCCCCTGCGGTGGAGCCCTGGTTCCCGGGGGAGGTTTCCTCGCAGCTGGGCTTTCCCTGAGGGGCTAAACCCGTGAGGCGGTGGGCGGGCTGGCTCTGGGCTGCGGGTCTGGGCGAGCGGCAGCCCCCTGTGCTGGGCTTGAGAAACTTGGTTTTCACGTGGTGGTGAAGGAGCTTGTGCTGGGGCCTCTGCAGCGGGAGCACACGGGAGATGTGGGTGTAGCAGCAAGGGATGCGAGCGAGGACTCGTGTGGTGACACCTGGAGCAGGGGTGGACGGTGGTGAACACACGGCGGGTTCCTCACTGAACCCGCGAAACGGGAAAGGAAACTGTAGTGAAGTGAGATGCACGTTCATAGGCACAGGATGGACCTCGTCGGTGTCCTGGAACAAAAGCCTGATTTCCAGGTGTTCACATGCAGAACGCACCAAAGCACAGATTCCTAAGCATTTGCTGCTTGTACGTGTGttataaaaagtattttagagCTCTGCCCTCCTGGTAAGTGTGCCAAATTTTATAGGAAATATAATTATTACGTATTTCGGAATAAAGGGGAGTTTTTGTAGAGGCTGGAAAGCTGGCTTTTGAGAGTTACAGTGTGCGTTATGTCCCATTTCTCTTTCTAGTCCAGTTGAGGTTTATATGTGCAGCGGCTGGAAACTTGTGCAGACTTATACAATGCAGATACTGGCTTTGCATAAAGGAAACAGTTGATAATGAGCTCTGACTGTAATAAAATTGTCACAATATACAGCTTATCCTAGTTGTAGTGAATCCCTCTGTGAGAGCAGAGAGTAACTTGTTGCTTTAGACTCCCAGGTGTTGAGAAAACGGTGCTTGgaatgttaaagaaaaacacCCATTGCTTAGAAGTTAATATTTAAAGATGACTAGTCTTGGGGAAATAATTCCAGTGTAAGCAATTTCTTATATAATTACTTAGTTTTCAAAAGTAATTCAGAATCACATGCTCTCTATTACCTTTGAGgtgagagaaggagggaaaaccagaaacagatgagaaaagcagcagctgcggtGTGTGTTGAGCATACAGAATTGTGGCAAGAGCTGAGAGAGACATCTGGCTGCTGGAACTGCCTTCTGGAATGCTTTAGTTCCGAAATAGGAGTTTTAGCCTTTGTTTCATGCAGCATTTTGACAAACAGAAGCAGTCAGTGACTTCACAGTATTGTcccctggaaagaaaagaggatcTTGAAGGCTTTTTCCTTGGGAAATGCAACCTGGAGGTGCTTCTAGTGGATTGTGcctcttgtttcttttgttctccttcttctcctttttttcccccctataATTCAGAGCAATTATAAACAGGTAGCTTCTTATATAACTATAGATTTCTAAATTTTTGTAATTACTATGGTTCTTTATTCAACTTATCTTAATTGTCACCATCAGCTTACACAAAGCCATTAAATACAGTTATCAGTAGGCAGCATCACAGTATTACAAGCAAAACAGCAAGGCTGAACAAACAGCCTGATTGAGATACTTAACTCCTGGAGgacttttgtttgctttttaaattaagacCCATCTTGccatcctccttccccctcccatCCTTCCATATGGGGGGACAGTGAGCGTAGTTAAAAGCTGCAAAGCTGAAGAGTTTTGGGGCAGGTGAAGCAATGAAAGAGCCGTCCTGCAGTGAGACTCTGCTGGTGGGCTTCTCTACACTTACATTAACCAGTCTGTTTGGCCTCAGCCCTTCATAAACACTTCCAAAATGCCTCCTGACCAACCTTCCCTGCCCCTTCCCACCCGATTTTCAACACCTGCCCTCCCTATTCTTCAGGCTGCTTTTTccatttgctgcttttccttccttctgctttctgccttttcacTTTTTAAGCTATCTGTTGCTATTGTTTTACATTGCTTCAGTGATTAACATCTTATACCTTTGACACCGTGGAGGCATTAAAACCTTAGTTGTTAATTAAAGTATTCATTGTAGCTTGTCATCAGTTAAGCAATTAAAGTTTTCTTGTTCCTGCTTGTTTCTAACTCTTCCCAGTCCTCATCCTTGATCTATTTAAAGTCCTTCAGCTTTATTGCTGATACTGCTTGTTTGGGCTCTCCTGAGTCATATTGGCCCTTGCTACTAATTTTGTAGCTGGTTAAGTTTCAAGATGAATTCCACATGTTATTGGCTTAATTTACGCTGTCCCTTCAGCTGACATGCTATGGATCCTGAATTTCCTGATCATACTCCTTAAACACTGCGTGTTCCTTTAGAATTAGGGTTTTATTTTAGCCCTATAGGTGTATTGCCCTTTGTCGCAGGCGGTGCCGGGGCTGGTGGCCAAGGATGTGTCTGGGATCCCCAGTGGTTACTGGGTGCCCGCTGGGGCACTAAGTCGATTTGTGCCCCTGGGCACCGTGGTCCGGGTGGCATTTCTTGATACCACGATGGCTTTGCTCAGACACCCCTGTGGTTCTGTGCGCCACCAAATCCTGATACTGCTGATTGCCCAGCACTTGATTTTTGACTCTGTTGACAGCCAAataaactgtaaagaaaaacagttcaTTGCTAACTCCAGGAATGTGGCCTTTTGGGGGGCTTTTTTGTGTTTAATCCATAATGATTCTTCCTACTGATTTATTCTGGCACATTTTTTATAAGCTTCCTATACATGGAAAAAGATTTTCTTCTCAGCCTGCCCTGGAGGTCTGTAACAAACCAACAGTGCTACCTTTGACTTTAACTTAAATTCAGGTCTCAAATCTAATTTAGCTTACATTTAAATGTGTTCTACTACGTCAGCCCTGATAGTACATGTAATATTGCTTCCCTCTGCCAGTGACTTTCCTGCTTTGCACACTGCAGTTCTCTGGCTCTATTTGGTGTGTTCTGGACCTCGGTGTTTTCAGCCGAGTGGGGTAACAGCTCCTCTTGTTCAGCGCTACAGTGCTGATTGTGCCCATGCTTCAGCACAATACTGGCAGAGTTTTCTGGCTTGTCTTCCTTTACTTACGTTTCCATAGTCCAGTGACTGATAGATACTTTGCCGTATCAAGGCACTGAATAAGTAGTCAGGGAGGTTTCCTGGGATTCTTtgtgtcttttccttttcaaaaatttAGTTGGCAAGTATTTCACATAATAGTTTCCAACACGCATACCACATCCCAGCGATCCTGTGTTCTCTCTTGCATACTTGCTGTGCTCATTTTATACTACTGTTTTTGTCCACTAATAATGCtcttacatatatttatatatttctttgtgtgtttccATATATAAACCTTTTTTATTGGAAAATCTCCAGTGATATTCAGTCAGCATCTCTGATGTTTTGTCCGCTGTTGGACGAGTAACCCTGAGATGGTGGTTGGGGACTCTGGTCATTTCACACGGATGTTAAACTGCACTTTTCTAACAGCCACCTGTGCCTTTGGTGCCCTGCCAGCCTCCAGGTGCCTTCCCCTCCTTCCACTCCCGTCCTGTGTGAGCCGGGCTACGAAACAAATCCTGCCAAGATTCACTTTCCAGCCTTTGAGACTTGCTGATAACAGTGGGATAGAATAGAAACTTCATTTGCTATCCGTTTGGATTTGGGGTGCATTATTGTTTTGTGGGTCTTTTTTTGAATGTTGTTACCTTACAGCAAGCACAATGTCTGTTTCTGTGGGGTgttaaaaagagaacaaaggGAATGGCATCTGTCACTTGAGGGGGGAGGAAGAGTAACTAAGAAAATTGTTTGAAAATTCAAAAGAGGAGCACAGCCACTGTTGGATTATGAATAAATCTTTCTGTTCAGTATACGTTAGCAATCAGTTGACGTTTGACAGAGTTTGCAGCACTGTCATCACTGCTCCTTCCCATTGGGCACCCTGCTCTTCTCGGGAACGTGTCcatccttccccctcctcttgAGTTACCCTCCCGGATTACACACCATATGCCAGTTTTCCAGCGAAAGCCTTGTCCTTATTAAAGCCCCACCACATCACTGAAGTCAGATTTTTTGACACGTGTCAGAAAATTGGATAACCCAGATTTTAAGTATTTATCTGCAGCAATCTTCCTCTGTATAGAGAACAAACTCAGAATTATAATTGGCATAATGGAATATATTTGAGCCTTTTACAAGGGCTACAGAGGTTAGAAAGCCCTTCTGCCCTGGAGAGTGTTATTTCTCAGTGAGGATACTGACGCAGCAGCCGTCAAAGTTGGGGAAGTGTGTGGATGTGCACGGAAGGATCAATGAGTGTCCGAGAGTCACAGACACAAACGACTG contains:
- the RHCE gene encoding blood group Rh(CE) polypeptide isoform X1, with protein sequence MSSNYRNFRNNVPWLILFLQAVFLVFFYFLSSDGDTDQLTRYPAFQDVNHMVIFGLGFFLTFLKRYGFSSTGFNLLIIALGVQCFVLIEGLLVFLLLSEDEGSLTRITKATMSMTAVVISTGAVLGKANPVQLILMTIVEIIVFRMSRWINTTFLEVPDHIGMMHVHLFGAYFGLAVSSRFSEPSPRSEKNMSTPKSDLLSMLGTLFLWVFWPSFNSVLVVEEKSKAICNTYFALAVSAVTAFVLSVLTTKDGKFRMTHIHSAVLAGGVAIGYTASSIEYPWIAMILGLLASVITILGSYCIQWCFNPALKIHDTSGVHFIFGLPGVLGALAQVILFLINNWSTLPSLGYLVTICIGAFCLTIGAALITGLITGFILNLKLFKTTPVSKYFEDQFYWEFPHLAVGF